The Microbacterium horticulturae genome has a window encoding:
- a CDS encoding flavin-containing monooxygenase, translating to MSERSESKRPPGQNPEPRHLPDRVNAVIVGAGFAGLAAAMALRAQGIDDFLVIERGPSVGGTWRDNTYPGVACDIPSHLYGFANHPNPQWSGLFARGDEIRAYLERVAGLERIAPLLNTTMLDARWDDGVWRVRCSGAHAGEIAASTLLLACGRLTEPKIPDVPGLESFPGPIFHSARWDHTTDLRGARVAVIGTGATAVQLVPELAKVAEVTLFQRTPAWIVPRDDRAYSPAERASFTADPAVLARLRDELYAEGEARFASRSGDRDAAAAARAVALQHLAEQVPDRALRRALTPDYAFGCKRVLLSDAFYPALSSGAVTLEASALAAVEGSTLVAASGGRHTVDAVVLATGFESTEQPYADLVRGEHDTLAAHWDRGMTSFGSTVVAGFPNLFVLDGPNASLGHNSSVLMIEAQAAYAARTLARHPGVRRVDPAAEDAYTDEIDRAAASTPWISGGCRNWYVDERSGRLTLLWPGTVDAFRATLDTDGGEFLPVTIERGAR from the coding sequence TTGAGCGAGCGCAGCGAGTCGAAACGACCGCCCGGACAGAATCCTGAGCCCCGGCATCTCCCCGATCGCGTCAACGCCGTCATCGTGGGCGCGGGATTCGCCGGGCTGGCCGCGGCCATGGCCCTGCGCGCGCAGGGGATCGACGACTTCCTCGTGATCGAGCGCGGCCCGTCGGTCGGGGGCACCTGGCGCGACAACACCTACCCGGGTGTCGCGTGCGACATCCCGAGCCACCTGTACGGCTTCGCGAACCACCCGAACCCGCAGTGGTCAGGCCTGTTCGCGCGCGGCGATGAGATCCGCGCGTACCTGGAGCGGGTCGCCGGCCTCGAGCGCATCGCGCCCCTGCTGAACACGACGATGCTCGATGCACGCTGGGACGACGGCGTCTGGCGCGTGCGCTGTAGCGGTGCGCATGCGGGCGAGATCGCGGCATCCACTCTCCTGCTGGCCTGCGGGCGGCTCACCGAGCCGAAGATCCCCGACGTGCCGGGGCTCGAGTCGTTCCCGGGGCCGATCTTCCACTCCGCGCGCTGGGACCACACCACCGACCTGCGCGGCGCGCGGGTCGCGGTGATCGGCACCGGCGCGACTGCCGTGCAACTCGTGCCCGAGCTCGCGAAGGTCGCCGAGGTGACGCTGTTCCAGCGCACCCCGGCGTGGATAGTGCCGCGCGACGACCGCGCCTACTCCCCCGCCGAGCGCGCGTCGTTCACCGCCGACCCGGCCGTGCTGGCCCGGCTGCGCGACGAGCTCTATGCCGAGGGCGAGGCGCGGTTCGCGTCGCGGTCGGGTGATCGGGATGCCGCGGCCGCCGCTCGCGCGGTGGCACTGCAGCACCTCGCCGAGCAGGTCCCCGACCGCGCGCTGCGCCGCGCGCTGACGCCCGACTATGCGTTCGGCTGCAAGCGCGTGCTGCTCTCCGACGCGTTCTACCCGGCGCTCTCGTCGGGTGCGGTGACCCTCGAGGCCTCGGCGCTGGCCGCCGTCGAGGGGTCGACCCTCGTCGCTGCGAGCGGCGGGCGGCACACCGTCGACGCGGTCGTGCTCGCGACCGGGTTCGAGTCGACCGAGCAGCCCTATGCCGACCTGGTCCGCGGCGAGCACGACACCCTGGCCGCACACTGGGATCGCGGCATGACCTCGTTCGGCTCGACCGTGGTCGCCGGGTTCCCGAACCTGTTCGTGCTCGACGGACCGAACGCATCGCTCGGCCACAACTCGTCGGTGCTCATGATCGAGGCACAGGCCGCGTACGCGGCACGCACCCTCGCGCGGCATCCCGGTGTGCGGCGGGTCGATCCGGCCGCCGAAGATGCCTACACCGACGAGATCGACCGGGCCGCGGCATCCACCCCCTGGATCTCGGGGGGATGCCGCAACTGGTACGTCGACGAGAGGTCGGGCCGACTGACCCTGCTGTGGCCCGGAACCGTCGACGCGTTCCGAGCGACGCTCGACACCGACGGGGGCGAGTTCTTGCCCGTGACGATCGAAAGAGGAGCACGATGA
- the cofG gene encoding 7,8-didemethyl-8-hydroxy-5-deazariboflavin synthase CofG, whose translation MTSIDTATATTPARVLDAAARGARIDLDEAETLLHAEQADFERLLEVAASLRDEGLAAAGRPGVITYSRKAFLPLTTLCRDRCHYCVFVDTPGQLAKLHKPLYMSAEQVLQVARQAQALGCKEALLTLGDRPEDRWPAARTWLDEHGYTSTLDYVAAMARLITASTDMLAHANPGVMSRAELDAMRTATPSMGMMLETTSRRLYEEPGQVHYGSPDKDPAVRLQVIEDAGAARIPFTTGILVGIGETVRDRAESLVAIRAAHERHGHVQEVIVQNFRAKPGTAMRGAPDAELREYLATVAVARIVMGPRMRIQVPPNLTDAAELELLVRAGIDDWGGVSPLTADHVNPERPWPQIDDLAAHTAAAGFRLNERLTAHPEYVRDAATWIDPALHGAVAALADPETGLARSDAPADSVGNTGSIRSNPALRAGNAHLSMLTVHTGALPALAEAAASAPLSLDDGDWERLLRATGRDLDALTQTADDVRRYTVGEAVSIVVNRNLTTTGFREAPAGDPATFTLDDVAAIAADAHELGATELCIQGRVPDAADPAVYLDIVRAAKSAAPELHLHAYRPQDVWDFAERSGLELDAALRALRDAGVGTVPGTGVKVLSERVRALVAPGDLEIDRWTAGITAAHRAGLRSTSVLFYGHVETAAERIAHLRALRAIQGETGGFAEFVPIPLPAPAGGVPLVDGRSPLDEHRAMVAVSRLLLNGSIRHIQIPWTRVGREVTKTLLQSGGDDLGGTLLDGRVRPQAGIEAGLELPVADAAAMASHLFRPFRQRATDYAEVRRA comes from the coding sequence GTGACGTCGATCGACACCGCCACCGCAACGACGCCCGCCCGGGTGCTGGATGCCGCAGCTCGCGGCGCTCGGATCGACCTGGACGAGGCCGAGACGCTCCTGCATGCCGAGCAGGCTGATTTCGAGCGACTGCTCGAGGTCGCGGCATCCCTCCGCGACGAAGGACTCGCCGCAGCCGGCCGCCCCGGCGTCATCACGTACTCGCGCAAGGCGTTCCTGCCGCTGACGACGCTGTGCCGCGACCGCTGCCACTACTGCGTGTTCGTCGACACGCCCGGCCAGCTCGCGAAGCTTCACAAGCCCCTGTACATGTCGGCCGAGCAGGTGCTGCAGGTGGCACGGCAGGCGCAGGCGCTCGGCTGCAAAGAGGCGCTGCTGACGCTCGGCGACAGGCCCGAAGACCGGTGGCCCGCCGCCCGCACCTGGCTTGACGAGCACGGCTACACCTCGACCCTCGACTACGTCGCGGCGATGGCGCGGCTCATCACGGCCTCCACCGACATGCTTGCGCACGCGAACCCCGGTGTCATGAGCCGTGCCGAACTCGACGCCATGCGCACAGCCACCCCGTCGATGGGCATGATGCTCGAGACCACCTCGCGCCGTCTCTACGAAGAGCCCGGCCAGGTGCACTACGGCTCGCCCGACAAAGACCCCGCCGTGCGCCTGCAGGTCATCGAAGACGCCGGAGCCGCCCGCATCCCGTTCACCACCGGCATCCTCGTCGGCATCGGCGAGACCGTGCGCGACCGGGCCGAGTCGCTCGTCGCGATTCGGGCGGCGCACGAACGACACGGGCACGTGCAAGAGGTCATCGTCCAGAACTTCCGCGCGAAGCCGGGCACGGCGATGCGCGGCGCGCCCGATGCCGAACTGCGCGAGTACCTCGCGACGGTGGCCGTCGCCCGCATCGTGATGGGGCCACGGATGCGCATCCAGGTGCCGCCGAACCTCACCGACGCCGCCGAGCTCGAGCTGCTCGTGCGTGCGGGCATCGACGACTGGGGCGGCGTCTCACCGCTGACGGCCGACCATGTCAATCCCGAACGGCCGTGGCCGCAGATCGACGACCTGGCCGCGCATACGGCGGCCGCCGGCTTCCGGCTGAACGAGCGCCTGACCGCGCATCCCGAATACGTGCGGGATGCCGCAACCTGGATCGACCCCGCCCTGCATGGCGCCGTCGCGGCCCTGGCCGATCCGGAGACGGGGCTGGCTCGATCCGACGCCCCGGCAGATTCGGTGGGAAATACAGGCTCAATTCGCTCCAACCCCGCTCTCCGTGCCGGAAATGCGCATCTGAGCATGTTGACGGTACACACGGGCGCGCTGCCAGCACTGGCCGAGGCCGCAGCATCCGCCCCCCTCTCGCTCGACGACGGCGACTGGGAGCGCCTGTTGCGCGCGACAGGCCGCGACCTCGATGCGCTGACCCAGACGGCCGACGACGTGCGCCGGTACACGGTCGGCGAGGCCGTGAGCATCGTCGTGAACCGCAACCTCACGACGACCGGGTTCCGCGAGGCGCCCGCGGGCGACCCCGCCACGTTCACGCTTGACGACGTCGCCGCGATAGCGGCCGATGCGCACGAGCTGGGCGCGACCGAGCTGTGCATCCAGGGGCGGGTGCCCGATGCTGCGGACCCCGCCGTCTACCTCGACATCGTGCGTGCGGCCAAGAGCGCAGCACCCGAGCTGCACCTGCACGCCTACCGCCCGCAGGACGTGTGGGACTTCGCCGAGCGCAGCGGCCTCGAACTCGATGCCGCGCTGCGCGCGCTGCGTGATGCGGGCGTGGGCACGGTGCCCGGCACCGGGGTGAAGGTGCTCTCCGAGCGGGTGCGGGCACTCGTCGCTCCCGGCGACCTCGAGATCGACCGGTGGACGGCGGGCATCACCGCTGCGCACCGAGCGGGCTTGCGTTCGACGAGCGTCCTGTTCTACGGGCACGTCGAGACCGCCGCCGAGCGAATCGCGCATCTGCGGGCGCTGCGGGCGATCCAGGGCGAGACCGGCGGCTTCGCCGAGTTCGTGCCGATCCCGCTGCCGGCGCCGGCCGGCGGCGTTCCGCTCGTGGACGGACGCTCGCCCCTCGACGAGCACCGCGCGATGGTGGCCGTGTCGCGGCTGCTGCTGAACGGGTCGATCCGGCACATCCAGATCCCGTGGACGCGCGTGGGCCGCGAGGTGACGAAGACGTTGCTGCAGTCGGGCGGTGACGACCTCGGCGGCACGCTGCTCGACGGGCGCGTGCGGCCGCAGGCGGGCATCGAGGCGGGACTCGAGCTGCCTGTCGCCGACGCGGCGGCGATGGCATCCCACCTCTTCCGCCCGTTCCGCCAGCGCGCCACCGACTATGCGGAGGTGCGGCGTGCGTGA
- the fgd gene encoding glucose-6-phosphate dehydrogenase (coenzyme-F420): MLRFGYKASSEQFGPNELLRFGVLAEEMGFDSVFLSDHFQPWMHEGGHAPATLPWLGALGAQTERVLIGTSVLTPTFRYHPAVIAQAFATLGVMYPERVILGVGTGEALNEVTLGLEWPDSPERFQRLKESITLIRELWRGERVTFDGNFWHVQDATIYDRPEHEVPIYIGASGPAATRLAGRIADGYITTSGKDPALYSDTLLPALQEGLSKAGRAADDVDTLMEVKVSYHPDHETALEKTRFWAPLALKPEEKRDVHDPIEMQRRAAELPIERVASRFIVSTDPDEHVEQIGKYIDLGFRHLVFHDPGFDQEEFLRMYGAEILPRLRARYGD, translated from the coding sequence ATGCTGCGATTCGGATACAAGGCCTCGAGCGAGCAGTTCGGACCCAACGAGCTGCTGAGGTTCGGCGTGCTCGCCGAAGAGATGGGGTTCGACTCGGTCTTCCTCTCCGACCACTTTCAGCCCTGGATGCACGAGGGCGGGCACGCGCCGGCGACTCTCCCCTGGCTGGGCGCGCTGGGTGCGCAGACCGAACGGGTGCTCATCGGCACCTCGGTGCTGACCCCGACCTTCCGGTACCACCCGGCCGTGATCGCCCAGGCGTTCGCGACACTGGGCGTGATGTACCCCGAGCGGGTGATCCTGGGTGTGGGCACCGGCGAGGCCCTGAACGAGGTGACGCTGGGACTGGAATGGCCCGACTCGCCCGAGCGGTTCCAGCGGCTCAAGGAGTCGATCACGCTGATCCGCGAGCTGTGGCGCGGCGAGCGCGTTACGTTTGACGGCAACTTCTGGCACGTGCAGGATGCCACGATCTACGACCGTCCCGAACACGAGGTGCCGATCTACATCGGCGCATCGGGGCCGGCGGCGACCCGGCTGGCGGGCCGCATCGCCGACGGGTACATCACCACGAGCGGCAAAGATCCGGCCCTGTACTCCGACACACTGCTCCCGGCGCTGCAGGAGGGGCTTTCGAAGGCCGGGCGTGCCGCCGATGACGTCGACACCCTCATGGAGGTCAAGGTCTCGTACCACCCCGACCACGAGACCGCGCTCGAGAAGACGCGCTTCTGGGCGCCGCTGGCGCTGAAGCCCGAAGAGAAGCGCGATGTGCACGACCCGATCGAGATGCAGCGGCGCGCGGCCGAGCTGCCGATCGAGCGTGTGGCATCCCGCTTCATCGTCTCCACCGACCCCGATGAGCACGTCGAGCAGATCGGAAAGTACATCGACCTGGGGTTCCGGCACCTGGTGTTCCACGACCCGGGCTTCGACCAGGAGGAGTTCCTGCGCATGTACGGCGCCGAGATCCTTCCGCGGCTGCGTGCGCGCTACGGAGACTGA